The following proteins are co-located in the Silene latifolia isolate original U9 population chromosome 1, ASM4854445v1, whole genome shotgun sequence genome:
- the LOC141614519 gene encoding mitochondrial fission protein ELM1-like, translated as MRPIKLPEPPSSPRGMPEIFEGGIYGVIRRAVIIGNGFPGAENQCIGLVRALGLSDKHLFYRVTRPAGGINEWLHWLPVSLHKKLDCIIRQICVYSHFMLSSQRNKIGYMPLANSSSVGLSSILDADAKQIVSMAQTTFEKDGPLLVIASGRDTISIASSIRRLASDYVFVIQIQHPRRQLDRFDMVITPKHDYYPLTPQAQAQIPRFLRPWITPREPPGSNVVLTVGALHQVDSSALRSAAKTWHDEFAALAKPLLVVNIGGPTRHCRYGVDLARQLIAYLKNALLTCGTVRISFSRRTPEKVFKLIMKELCDHPKVFIWNGEEPNPHLGHLAWADAFVITADSVSMLSEACSTGKPVYVVGAERCKWKFADFHNTLKERGLVRPFTGSEDLSESWSYPPLNDTAEAVNKIHQALAVRGWTLRP; from the exons ATGAGACCAATTAAGCTTCCAGAACCTCCTAGTAGTCCACGTGGCATGCCGGAAATCTTCGAAGGTGGTATCTATGGTGTAATTAGGCGTGCTGTTATTATTGGTAATGGTTTTCCAGGTGCTGAAAATCAGTGTATTGGGTTGGTTCGTGCACTTGGTCTCTCAGATAAACACTTGTTCTAT CGTGTTACTAGGCCTGCAGGAGGAATTAATGAATGGCTTCACTGGCTACCTGTTTCTCTTCACAAGAAGTTGGATTGTATTATAAGACAGATTTGTGTTTATTCACATTTCATGCTATCGTCACAACGTAATAAAATTGGTTATATGCCTTTGGCTAATTCTAGCAGTGTTGGTTTGTCATCTATCTTGGATGCTGACGCGAAGCAGATTGTAAGCATGGCGCAAACGACTTTTGAAAA GGATGGCCCTTTATTGGTCATAGCATCCGGAAGGGATACTATATCAATTGCCAGCTCAATTAGGCGTTTGGCATCAGATTATGTGTTTGTAATTCAG ATTCAGCATCCACGAAGGCAATTAGATAGATTTGACATGGTCATTACTCCAAAGCATGATTACTATCCTCTAACTCCTCAAGCGCAAGCGCAGATTCCTCGGTTTCTCCGACCATGGATCACTCCACGCGAGCCACCTGGTAGCAATGTG GTTCTCACTGTAGGAGCTTTGCATCAAGTCGATTCCTCAGCTCTCCGGAGCGCTGCGAAAACTTGGCATGATGAGTTTGCGGCACTTGCAAAGCCATTACTGGTGGTTAACATTGGGGGACCAACAA GACACTGCCGGTATGGTGTTGATCTCGCAAGACAGCTTATAGCCTATTTGAAGAATGCACTTTTGACCTGTGGTACCGTAAGGATATCTTTTTCAAGGAGAACCCCAGAGAAG GTGTTTAAGCTTATAATGAAAGAACTCTGTGATCATCCGAAAGTGTTCATCTGGAATGGAGAAG AGCCAAATCCACATCTGGGGCATCTAGCGTGGGCTGATGCTTTTGTCATTACAGCTGACTCGGTCAGCATGCTGAGCGAGGCTTGCAGCACCGG GAAGCCTGTTTACGTCGTAGGAGCTGAGCGTTGTAAATGGAAGTTCGCAGACTTCCACAATACTCTCAAGGAACGAGGCCTTGTTCGTCCGTTTACTGGTTCTGAGGAT TTATCAGAAAGCTGGAGCTATCCTCCCCTTAATGACACCGCAGAAGCTGTGAATAAGATTCATCAGGCACTCGCTGTACGAGGCTGGACTTTGCGACCATAA
- the LOC141618873 gene encoding casparian strip membrane protein 2-like yields the protein MSNNESATVRIHDAQTEPRGNKGFTAMKTAYLGGGSGGGALGRGLAILDFILRLAAIIAALAATITMGTTNQTLNFFTQFFQFRARYYDLPAFSFFVAANAVASAYLVLSLPFSVISIVRPQATGVKFLLIALDTVVLALTMAGAGAAAAIVYLAHQGNNKTNWVAICQQFGSFCQRVSGAVVASFIAAFIFMILVILSAASLKRRN from the exons ATGTCGAACAATGAATCAGCCACCGTGAGAATCCATGATGCACAGACCGAGCCAAGAGGCAACAAAGGATTTACAGCCATGAAAACAGCTTACTTGGGTGGAGGTAGCGGTGGAGGAGCGTTGGGCAGAGGCCTTGCGATTTTGGATTTCATTTTAAGACTTGCTGCTATAATCGCTGCTCTAGCTGCTACCATTACGATGGGAACTACTAATCAAACGCTGAATTTCTTCACCCAGTTCTTCCAGTTTCGAGCTAGATACTATGATCTTCCTGCTTTCTC GTTTTTTGTTGCTGCAAATGCGGTAGCAAGTGCATACCTAGTACTCTCTTTGCCATTTTCTGTTATCAGCATAGTGAGACCGCAAGCCACCGGAGTGAAATTCCTCCTCATCGCCCTTGACACG GTGGTATTAGCATTGACAATGGCAGGAGCAGGAGCAGCAGCCGCCATAGTATATCTTGCTCACCAGGGAAACAACAAGACAAATTGGGTAGCCATCTGCCAGCAATTCGGGAGTTTCTGTCAGCGAGTTAGCGGGGCAGTTGTTGCATCCTTCATTGCCGCTTTCATTTTTATGATTCTCGTCATTCTATCAGCTGCTTCCCTTAAAAGGAGAAACTGA